The proteins below come from a single Nostoc sp. KVJ3 genomic window:
- a CDS encoding TrkA C-terminal domain-containing protein: MFKNQQTLEPSLFGVLIEANSFYCGIHLTEIKLPEQCVFLGILRDSQVVSATDNPTILAEDYILAIATNPMMIPALKVTLKKIHSVDYCLNICLLEARPTTSQFVDSDGTNSFNSTYH; this comes from the coding sequence GTGTTCAAAAATCAACAAACTTTAGAACCAAGCCTATTTGGTGTTTTAATTGAAGCTAATAGCTTTTACTGTGGCATTCATTTAACTGAAATTAAGTTGCCTGAACAATGCGTTTTTTTAGGAATTCTCAGAGATAGTCAAGTCGTTTCAGCAACAGATAATCCTACTATTCTTGCTGAAGATTACATTTTAGCAATAGCAACCAATCCGATGATGATTCCGGCTCTCAAAGTAACTCTGAAAAAAATTCATTCTGTTGACTATTGCCTCAATATCTGCTTGTTAGAAGCTCGACCAACAACCAGTCAATTTGTTGATTCTGATGGAACAAATAGTTTCAATTCCACATATCATTAG
- the kdpC gene encoding K(+)-transporting ATPase subunit C, which yields MSFAREASRAVRSTLLLWVIGAIIYPFAMIAIGQIAFPFQANGSLLKNSAGQVVGSALIGQPFTSDRYFNSRPSSTSYSTADPKKDDGGVLKTGVSGASNLAPSNPALLERIKGKDDPDPTKKIEGDLPRLKKAGVQPTGDLVYTSGSSLDPHITPEAATAQITRVAKARGVQPNQLETLIAQNTDGRFLGIFGEPGVNVLKLNLALDQIKAK from the coding sequence ATGAGTTTTGCACGTGAAGCTAGCAGAGCTGTTCGTTCTACCTTGCTACTCTGGGTAATTGGAGCAATTATTTATCCTTTTGCAATGATTGCCATTGGGCAAATTGCGTTTCCGTTTCAAGCCAATGGCAGTTTACTGAAAAATAGCGCCGGTCAAGTTGTGGGTTCTGCTTTGATTGGTCAACCTTTTACTAGCGATCGCTATTTTAACAGCCGTCCCAGTAGCACCAGCTACAGTACAGCCGATCCTAAAAAGGACGATGGGGGAGTTTTGAAAACTGGGGTTTCTGGCGCTAGTAACTTGGCTCCCAGTAATCCTGCATTACTGGAACGCATCAAAGGTAAAGACGATCCAGACCCCACCAAAAAAATTGAGGGCGATTTGCCTCGTTTGAAAAAAGCAGGTGTACAGCCAACTGGCGATTTAGTCTACACCTCCGGTTCTAGTCTCGATCCTCACATTACCCCAGAAGCTGCTACAGCCCAAATTACGCGAGTGGCTAAGGCGCGAGGAGTTCAGCCAAATCAACTGGAAACTTTGATTGCTCAAAACACTGATGGCCGCTTTCTTGGTATCTTTGGCGAACCTGGAGTTAATGTGTTGAAGCTGAATTTAGCTCTGGATCAGATTAAGGCAAAGTAG
- a CDS encoding potassium-transporting ATPase subunit F, whose protein sequence is MKPFHIQRTIVASQVLEEITDIWCQWRRQKLPLYLFLAMCFNLVVAPIVYAATGEQLSRSQSWGLGLLGMVTLGLSIYLFFVMFVPEKF, encoded by the coding sequence ATGAAACCCTTTCATATCCAACGCACTATCGTTGCATCTCAAGTACTTGAAGAAATAACTGATATCTGGTGTCAATGGCGGAGACAAAAGCTGCCACTGTATTTGTTCCTAGCGATGTGTTTCAACTTAGTGGTTGCACCTATAGTCTATGCAGCTACTGGCGAACAACTTTCCCGCAGTCAATCTTGGGGATTAGGACTGTTAGGAATGGTGACATTAGGGCTTTCCATCTATCTATTTTTTGTAATGTTTGTACCGGAGAAATTCTAA
- the kdpB gene encoding potassium-transporting ATPase subunit KdpB, with amino-acid sequence MPTTTDSPSPRIPSGTRDSRRHTPKADMRGLYQRAIRESFVKLDPRITVKNPVMFVVWVGTIVTFLVTLNPNLFGTVQADINQQRLLNGLITFILFFTLVFANFAEAVAEGRGKAQADSLRSTRSDTIANKILPDGSIQQVNSTELRRGDLVKVVANNMIPADGDVIKGIGSVDESAITGESAPVLKQPGTDIASSVTGGTRLLSDELTVRISADPGQGFIDRMIALVEGAQRTKTPNEIALTVLLAVLTQVFLIVVSTIPPYVSYIANFISTAFGPEAGNSLRTGGSIAILISLLVALIPTTIGGLLSAIGIAGMDRVAQFNVIATSGRAVEACGDINTLVLDKTGTITLGNRMADEFIPLNNHSLIDVARVSLAASLFDETPEGKSIVVLAEKSQAGVDFNIDKAEGVEFSAKTRMSGTNLPDGKQIRKGAVDAIKGFVRSRGGNVPDDIDAAYERVSRLGGTPLAVCQDDKIYGVIYLKDIVKPGLRERFDQLRRMGVRTVMLTGDNRITASVIAEEAGVDDFIAEATPEDKIEVIRSEQSQGKLVAMTGDGTNDAPALAQANVGVAMNSGTQAAKEAANMVDLDSDPTKLIDLVTIGKQLLITRGALTTFSIANDIAKYFAIIPTIFAAAGIGALNIMGLKSAQSAIISALIYNALIIPALIPLALKGVKFLPLTADQLLRRNIFIYGLGGIVAPFIAIKLIDIILPLS; translated from the coding sequence ATGCCAACTACTACTGATTCTCCTTCGCCCCGTATTCCATCTGGAACTCGTGACTCGCGTAGGCACACCCCCAAGGCAGATATGCGGGGACTTTACCAAAGAGCAATTCGTGAGTCATTTGTCAAGCTCGATCCTCGAATTACTGTCAAAAACCCAGTGATGTTTGTTGTTTGGGTGGGGACAATTGTCACCTTCTTAGTAACCCTGAACCCAAATCTGTTTGGCACAGTCCAAGCAGATATCAACCAACAACGCTTGTTAAATGGGTTGATTACTTTCATTCTCTTTTTCACCCTCGTTTTTGCCAACTTTGCCGAAGCCGTAGCTGAAGGACGCGGTAAAGCACAGGCTGATTCACTGCGATCGACGCGATCGGACACGATCGCTAATAAAATCCTCCCTGATGGTTCCATACAACAAGTTAATTCGACGGAACTACGACGGGGCGATTTGGTGAAGGTGGTTGCAAATAATATGATTCCCGCCGATGGGGATGTAATTAAAGGCATCGGCTCAGTGGATGAGTCTGCCATTACTGGGGAATCTGCCCCTGTACTAAAGCAACCAGGTACAGATATTGCCAGTTCGGTGACAGGAGGTACACGCCTCCTCTCAGACGAGTTGACGGTTCGCATTAGTGCCGATCCTGGTCAAGGCTTTATCGATCGCATGATTGCCTTAGTAGAAGGGGCACAACGCACCAAGACTCCCAACGAAATTGCTTTGACGGTATTGTTGGCAGTGTTAACGCAGGTGTTCTTGATTGTAGTGTCAACCATTCCTCCTTATGTGAGCTACATCGCCAACTTTATCAGCACAGCCTTTGGCCCGGAAGCGGGAAACAGTTTGCGGACTGGTGGTAGTATTGCGATTCTCATCTCGCTACTGGTAGCATTGATTCCCACAACTATCGGTGGTTTGCTCAGTGCGATCGGGATTGCAGGGATGGATAGAGTTGCCCAATTCAACGTCATTGCTACCTCTGGTAGAGCAGTAGAAGCTTGCGGTGACATCAACACCTTGGTGCTAGATAAGACAGGCACAATCACACTGGGGAATCGGATGGCTGACGAATTTATTCCCTTGAATAACCACTCACTAATAGACGTGGCGCGAGTCTCCCTAGCTGCTAGCTTGTTTGACGAAACACCAGAAGGCAAGTCAATTGTAGTTTTAGCAGAAAAGTCTCAGGCTGGGGTAGATTTTAATATCGACAAAGCCGAAGGTGTGGAATTTTCGGCGAAAACCCGGATGAGTGGCACAAATCTACCCGATGGCAAACAAATTCGCAAAGGAGCAGTAGATGCTATTAAAGGATTTGTCCGTTCTCGTGGTGGTAACGTTCCTGATGATATAGACGCAGCTTATGAGCGAGTTTCCCGATTAGGTGGTACACCTTTAGCTGTTTGCCAAGATGACAAAATTTATGGTGTTATCTACCTTAAAGATATTGTCAAACCTGGTCTAAGAGAACGATTTGACCAACTACGGCGGATGGGTGTTCGCACCGTTATGCTCACAGGTGACAACCGAATTACCGCTTCGGTAATTGCTGAAGAAGCTGGGGTGGATGATTTCATTGCCGAAGCGACTCCAGAAGACAAAATTGAGGTAATTCGCTCTGAACAATCTCAGGGTAAACTGGTGGCAATGACAGGGGATGGTACTAACGATGCCCCTGCTTTGGCTCAAGCAAATGTGGGTGTGGCAATGAACTCTGGGACGCAAGCTGCCAAAGAAGCCGCTAACATGGTGGACTTGGACTCTGACCCCACGAAGCTAATTGACCTAGTAACCATAGGTAAACAGTTGCTAATTACCCGTGGAGCCTTGACAACATTCTCCATTGCTAACGATATCGCCAAGTATTTTGCGATCATTCCCACCATCTTTGCCGCTGCGGGAATCGGCGCACTGAATATTATGGGATTAAAGAGCGCCCAATCTGCAATCATCTCAGCGCTGATTTACAACGCCTTGATTATTCCGGCACTCATTCCGCTAGCACTCAAAGGGGTAAAGTTTTTACCTTTAACAGCAGATCAACTGCTACGTCGTAACATCTTCATCTATGGTCTTGGTGGGATTGTTGCTCCCTTTATTGCGATCAAACTGATAGATATTATCTTACCTTTGTCTTAA
- a CDS encoding histidine kinase, whose protein sequence is MGSEDDEGAGGAGGAGEAEGEKESRTNAQCPMPNAQCPIPNAPFPILNYELRITNYELI, encoded by the coding sequence GTGGGGAGTGAGGATGATGAGGGAGCAGGGGGAGCAGGGGGAGCAGGGGAAGCAGAGGGGGAGAAAGAATCAAGAACTAATGCCCAATGCCCCATGCCCAATGCCCAATGCCCTATTCCCAATGCCCCATTCCCCATTCTCAATTACGAATTACGAATTACGAATTACGAATTAATTTAA
- the kdpA gene encoding potassium-transporting ATPase subunit KdpA: MLQGWIQITLTLLIIVAITPFFGRYMARVYLEERTFLDPVLNPIERLLYALVGVTSKENMTGWQYGRAIIYSNVVMGLLLFFIIMNQGWLPLNPTGINAPTWDTTLHTTISFITNTNQQHYSGETYLSYASQMWGLGYHMFTSAGTGLAVGIAFIRGLTGRSLGNFYVDLIRSITRILLPICIVGGIVMIAAGVPETLAGVAVFPTLEDPNISQAIARGPVAHFEIIKQLGENGGGFFAINSAHPFENPSGFTNLIQIVAMLSIPTSLIYTYGLFANNTKQAWLLYGMVGVIFLGFLIVTAIGEYNGNPAVNTLLGSQQPNLEGKEVRFGWAESVLFAVSTTGTMCGAVNSFHDSFMPAGGFIFLSNMFLQIMWGGQGTGTAYLFAYSILAVFVTGLMVGRTPEFLGRKIEKREVVLASFLILLVHPIAILIPGGIALAFPDQLAGISNPGFHGFSQVIYEYASAAANNGSGFEGLGDSQPSPLAIATGTKTTVTALWWNLSTCFSLLAGRYVPILGLLLLADSMSRKQAVPYTTGTLRTDTGLFTGVTAGVILILGALTFFPVLALGPIAEAFFIAKGIG; this comes from the coding sequence ATGCTACAAGGATGGATTCAAATTACATTAACACTACTAATTATAGTAGCGATCACTCCTTTCTTTGGGCGCTACATGGCGCGTGTCTACCTAGAAGAAAGGACTTTTCTTGACCCAGTTTTGAACCCGATTGAGCGACTGCTTTACGCCTTGGTTGGCGTTACCAGCAAAGAAAATATGACGGGCTGGCAGTATGGGCGAGCAATCATATACAGCAACGTAGTAATGGGGTTGCTACTTTTCTTTATCATCATGAATCAGGGATGGCTACCCCTTAATCCCACAGGAATAAATGCCCCAACTTGGGATACAACACTGCATACTACCATTTCCTTTATTACTAATACCAACCAGCAGCACTATTCTGGTGAAACCTACCTCAGCTACGCTAGCCAAATGTGGGGACTGGGTTATCACATGTTTACCTCTGCTGGCACTGGTTTGGCGGTAGGAATTGCTTTTATTCGGGGATTGACGGGTAGATCGTTAGGTAACTTTTATGTAGACCTAATTCGCTCGATTACCCGAATTTTGCTGCCTATTTGTATTGTGGGCGGGATTGTGATGATCGCTGCTGGCGTTCCCGAAACTCTGGCGGGTGTAGCTGTATTTCCGACCTTGGAAGATCCGAATATTAGTCAGGCGATCGCTCGTGGCCCTGTTGCCCACTTTGAAATTATCAAGCAATTGGGGGAAAACGGCGGTGGCTTTTTCGCCATCAACTCAGCCCACCCCTTTGAAAATCCCAGTGGATTTACTAATTTAATTCAGATCGTGGCAATGCTTTCCATTCCCACGTCTTTGATCTATACATACGGTTTGTTTGCCAATAACACCAAACAAGCGTGGTTACTCTATGGTATGGTCGGTGTTATTTTTCTCGGATTTCTGATTGTGACTGCGATTGGCGAATACAACGGCAATCCGGCTGTAAATACACTTTTGGGCAGTCAGCAACCGAACCTAGAGGGTAAAGAAGTCCGGTTTGGTTGGGCAGAATCGGTATTATTTGCGGTAAGTACAACCGGAACCATGTGCGGCGCAGTCAACAGTTTCCACGACTCCTTCATGCCCGCAGGTGGTTTTATTTTTCTCTCTAATATGTTCCTCCAAATTATGTGGGGTGGACAGGGCACTGGAACAGCTTACTTGTTTGCCTACAGCATCCTGGCGGTATTCGTTACAGGTTTGATGGTGGGACGCACGCCAGAATTTTTGGGACGCAAAATTGAAAAGCGGGAAGTCGTACTTGCTAGCTTCCTAATTTTGCTAGTTCACCCCATCGCCATTTTAATTCCGGGGGGAATCGCCTTAGCTTTTCCTGACCAATTGGCAGGGATTAGCAATCCCGGCTTTCATGGCTTTTCTCAAGTGATTTACGAATATGCCTCAGCTGCTGCCAATAACGGCTCAGGGTTTGAAGGTTTAGGCGATTCACAACCTTCTCCGTTAGCGATCGCTACAGGGACAAAAACAACTGTAACCGCTTTGTGGTGGAACTTGAGTACCTGCTTCAGTTTACTCGCTGGCCGCTATGTCCCAATTTTAGGTTTGCTGTTATTAGCAGATAGCATGTCTCGCAAGCAAGCTGTTCCTTACACCACTGGGACATTGCGAACCGATACCGGACTATTTACAGGCGTTACCGCAGGTGTGATTTTAATCTTGGGCGCACTCACATTCTTCCCAGTGCTGGCATTAGGGCCCATAGCAGAAGCCTTTTTTATCGCCAAAGGTATTGGGTAG
- a CDS encoding FIST N-terminal domain-containing protein, with the protein MADQMQWANALSTRHSLEAAVTDVVEQAVSSLKAPADLGLVFISSAFTSEYSRLLPLLTEKLSVPVLIGCSGGGVIGTTVNQEIQELEAEPAISLTLAHLPGVKVQVFHVVAEELPDLDSSPDAWVDLIGVPASPTPQFILLSSSFASGINDLLQGLDFAYPGSVIVGGQASGGGMGGRVALFCSEADGEECQSLYREGTVGIALTGNIVLETIVAQGCRPIGKPLQITKADRNIILELDEQVPLVVLRDLIASLSEHERTLAQHSLFVGVAMDEFKLALQPGDFLIRGILGVDPTAGAIAIGDRIRPGQRLQFHLRDAQASAEDLELLLQSYQNKRESEPSAVAALMFSCLGRGEGLYGKPNFDSELFRRYLSDIPVGGFFCSGEIGPVGGRTFLHAYTSAFGICRQNQL; encoded by the coding sequence ATGGCAGACCAAATGCAGTGGGCAAACGCCCTATCAACCCGTCATTCTTTAGAAGCCGCCGTTACAGATGTGGTGGAACAAGCTGTCTCATCCTTAAAAGCACCTGCGGATCTAGGACTGGTATTCATTTCGTCTGCTTTTACGAGTGAGTATTCCCGATTGTTACCGTTGTTAACTGAAAAACTTTCTGTACCAGTGCTAATTGGCTGTAGTGGTGGAGGTGTAATTGGGACGACAGTTAACCAAGAAATCCAAGAACTAGAAGCTGAACCTGCTATCAGCTTGACTTTAGCACATCTTCCAGGGGTAAAGGTTCAAGTTTTTCATGTTGTTGCCGAAGAATTACCTGATTTAGATAGTTCTCCTGATGCTTGGGTGGATTTGATTGGTGTGCCAGCATCACCGACACCCCAGTTTATTTTGCTGTCTAGTTCTTTCGCCTCTGGAATCAACGATTTATTGCAGGGGTTGGATTTTGCTTATCCCGGATCGGTGATAGTGGGAGGACAAGCTAGTGGCGGGGGTATGGGTGGTCGTGTTGCTCTATTTTGTAGTGAGGCTGATGGCGAGGAATGCCAAAGCCTGTATCGTGAGGGCACTGTTGGGATAGCTTTGACTGGCAATATTGTTTTGGAAACGATTGTCGCCCAAGGATGCCGACCGATTGGCAAACCATTGCAAATTACAAAAGCCGATCGCAACATCATCTTAGAGTTAGATGAGCAAGTGCCGCTAGTGGTGTTGCGAGATTTGATAGCCAGTCTCAGCGAACACGAACGAACTTTAGCACAGCACTCTCTGTTTGTTGGTGTGGCAATGGATGAGTTTAAGCTGGCTTTGCAGCCAGGAGACTTTTTAATTCGTGGTATTCTTGGAGTCGATCCAACAGCTGGGGCGATCGCAATTGGCGATCGCATTCGTCCCGGTCAAAGGCTGCAATTCCACCTCCGCGATGCCCAAGCCTCGGCTGAAGACCTAGAATTACTCCTGCAAAGTTATCAAAATAAACGAGAATCTGAACCCTCTGCCGTCGCTGCCTTAATGTTTTCTTGTCTGGGGCGAGGTGAAGGACTATATGGCAAGCCCAACTTTGATTCTGAACTATTTCGCCGTTACCTTAGCGATATTCCTGTTGGTGGCTTTTTCTGTAGTGGTGAAATCGGCCCTGTTGGTGGCAGAACCTTTTTACACGCCTATACTTCCGCATTTGGAATTTGTCGTCAAAATCAGTTATGA
- a CDS encoding Calvin cycle protein CP12, which yields MTNIQETAKSDIQEKIQEEVEQARTVCDINGSSSPECAAAWDAVEELQAEASHKRQSKPKNSLEQYCDDNPDAIECRVYDD from the coding sequence ATGACTAACATCCAAGAAACAGCAAAGAGCGACATCCAAGAAAAAATTCAAGAAGAAGTAGAACAAGCGCGTACTGTATGTGACATTAACGGTAGCAGTTCACCAGAGTGTGCTGCTGCTTGGGATGCAGTAGAAGAATTGCAAGCTGAAGCTTCCCACAAGCGCCAAAGCAAGCCAAAAAATTCTCTAGAACAGTATTGTGATGACAACCCAGATGCAATTGAATGCCGAGTTTATGACGACTAG
- a CDS encoding DUF3177 family protein yields the protein MDYDIWFRPFVWIDYRLAVLFLVIIPLILLIWAFVQKVEGIQRLLTIYWRVSSLVAITIYLMIAQYPVSFISGLMAQILIVVSLWFWVDINDEIEYQTSGALKFLFTSWRWATTVYCFLGTLAFIPFLGCAFSASVMKTAYCRVWFEVPLLFKEYFHANSKVEFLGFLGITSLVIYVVYLSYFVLIKLGKQGRSASPQ from the coding sequence ATGGACTATGATATTTGGTTTCGCCCTTTCGTCTGGATTGATTACCGACTAGCAGTATTATTCCTGGTAATTATTCCGCTAATTCTTCTGATTTGGGCATTTGTGCAAAAAGTAGAAGGTATACAACGCTTATTGACTATATACTGGCGAGTATCAAGCCTAGTGGCAATCACGATTTACTTAATGATTGCCCAGTATCCTGTTAGCTTTATCTCTGGATTGATGGCTCAGATTTTGATCGTAGTTTCGCTGTGGTTCTGGGTGGATATCAACGATGAAATTGAGTATCAAACCAGTGGCGCTTTGAAATTTCTTTTCACCTCTTGGCGCTGGGCGACAACTGTTTATTGTTTTTTGGGTACACTAGCGTTTATCCCATTTTTGGGTTGTGCTTTTTCTGCCAGCGTGATGAAGACTGCTTATTGTCGCGTTTGGTTCGAGGTTCCGTTGTTATTTAAAGAATATTTTCATGCTAATAGCAAAGTTGAGTTCTTAGGTTTTCTTGGCATAACTAGTTTAGTAATTTATGTGGTTTACTTAAGTTATTTTGTTCTGATTAAACTGGGCAAACAGGGACGTTCAGCCTCACCACAATAA